The Actinosynnema mirum DSM 43827 genomic interval CGCTTGCGGTGCGGCAGGGCGAGGCGCACGGCGGCCTCCACGTCCTGCTCCTGCACGGCCTCGGCCCCGCGCCAGGCGGCGTGCGCGGTGGCGGCGCGGGCCACGACCAGGTCGGCGCGCATCCCGTCCACCTCGAACGCGGCGCAGATCCCGGCGATGCGGCGCAGCTCGGCGTCCGGCAGCGCCACGGACGGCAGCGCGGCGCGGGCCCGCGCGATGCGGGCCGCGAGCGCGGCGTCCTCGGACTCCCACGCCCGCGCGAACCCGGCGGGGTCGGCCTCGTAGGCGAGGCGGCGGCGGATCACCTCGGCGCGGGTGGGCACGTCGCGGGCCGCCTTGACGGCCACGGTCAGGCCGAACCGGTCGAGCAGCTGCGGGCGCAGCTCGCCCTCCTCCGGGTTCATCGTGCCCACCAGGAGGAACGACGCCGGGTGCGACACCGAGACGCCCTCGCGCTCGACGTGGGCCCGGCCCATGGCCGCCGCGTCGAGCAGCAGGTCGACGAGGTGGTCCTGCAGGAGGTTGACCTCGTCCACGTAGAGCACGCCCCGGTGGGCGGCGGCCAGCAGGCCCGGCTGGTAGGCGCGGACGCCCTCGGTGAGGGCGCGCTCCAGGTCCAGCGAGCCGATCAGCCGGTCCTCGGTGGCGCCGACCGGCAGCTCGACCAGGCGGGCCGGGCGGTGCTCGGCGGCGGGGCCGGTCCCTGGGGCGCCCGCAGCGTGCGGGCCGCCGGCGTGCGGGCCGTCCGGGCAGTCGGCGTCCACGCCGGGCTCGCAGCCGAAGCGGCAGCCGGGGACGACGGCGAGGTCGGGCAGCAGCGCGGCGAGCGCGCGCACCACCGTCGACTTGGCCGTGCCCTTCTCGCCCCGCACCAGCACCCCGCCGACACCGGGGTGCACGGCGTTCAGGAGCAGTGCCAAGCGGAGGTCGTCGTGCCCTACGACGGCGGAAAAGGGGAAGCGCGCGCCCATGCGGCGGTGTCCTTCCTCGGGTGTCCACGCCCGTGTCCGGTCCAAGCGATCGGGGGTCGAGTTCCTGACTCCCGGTTCTGACGCCGGTCACAGTGGCGGGACCGCGCCGGATTCGCACCGGCTTCCTCGCGCACCCCTCGCTACAGCCTGGGCATCGTCGCATCCCGCACGGGCTGGGCCAAGCGCGCGGACGGCGGTGTGGGTGATCTCGCAGCGCGTGGCCGCCGCTCCCCCGCCGTCACGCGCCCCCGACGGCTAGGCGGACTTGAGCGGCAGCGGGAAGGTGACCCCGGTCAGCTCCTCGGAGACCGTCCACAGCCTGCGGGCCAGCTCCGCGTCCTGCGCCGCCTTGGACCGGCCGACCAGCTTGGGCGCGCCCTTGCCCAGCGCGCCGCTCGGCCCGGAGAACGCGTTGCCGGGGACGGTGGCCAGCGCCGCGTGCAGGGTCGCCTGCGCGCCGCCCTCGTCGGTCTGGCCGACCGCCCGCACACCGGCGTTGACGAGCCGGTTCAGCGGGTTGTCCCCGCCCTGCGGGCGGAACAGGTTGGTCGCGGCGAGGCCGGGGTGGGCGCTGGTGGCCAGCACCGGGGAGCCGACGGCGGTGAGCCTGCGCTGGAGCTCGGCGCTGAACAGCAGGTTCGCGAGCTTGGACTGGCCGTAGGCGGCCATGGCGCGGTAGGGCTTGCGCTCCCAGTTCAGGTCGGCGAAGTCGATCTTCCCGGCGCGGTGCGCGCCCGACGACACGGTGACCACGCGCCCGGTGATCCTCGGCAGCAGCAGGTTCGTCAGCGCGAAGTGGCCGAGGTGGTTGGTGCCGAACTGGGACTCGAAGCCGTCGGCGGTGCGGTTGAGCGGCGGGGTCATCAGGCCGGCGTTGTTGACCAGCAGGTCGACCTGGTCGCCGAAGCCGTCGGCGAACGCCCGGACCGAGGCCAGGTCCGCCAGGTCCAACTCGCGGACCTCGGTGCTCCCCGGCATGGTCGAGGCGGCCTCCCGCCCCTTGGCGGTGCTGCGCACGGCGAGCACCACGCGCGCGCCCCTGGCCGCGAGGACGCGGGCGGTGACGCGGCCGATGCCGCTGTTGGCCCCGGTGACGACGGCGGTGCGGCCGGTCAGGTCGGGGAGGTCCGAGGCAGAGAATGTAGTCACAGGCAACAATGTAGCCACCGACAACACAATCGGCAACCGGCAGCCCGTTAACCTGGTGCCCGTGACCGTTGACGACCGCCCCTACCACCACGGGAGGCTCCGCGAGGCCCTGCTCGACGCCGCCTGGCGCAGCGTGCGGGAGCACGGCGCGGAGCAGCTCTCGCTCCGCGAGCTGGCCAGGGAGGTCGGGGTCAGCCACGCCGCGCCGCGCAGGCACTTCCCCGACCGGCAGGCCCTGCTCGACGCGCTCGCGATCGCCGGGTTCGAGCGGATGGACGTCGAACTGCGCACCGCCGTGGCGGGCGCGGGCGCGGACTACCGGGACCGGCTGGTCGCCGCCACGCGCGCCTACTTCCGGTTCGCGGTGGACGACCCGGCGCTGCTGGAGCTGATGTACACCGGCAAGCACCGGCCGGGCGCGGACGCGGTCGTCGCCGCCGTGGCGGCCCCGCTGGGACTGCTGGAGGCGATGCTCGCCGAGGGGCGGGAGCGGGGCGAGCTGGGCGACGGGGACCCGGAGCGGATCGGCGTGCTGATGTTCGCGACCGTGCACGGGCTCGCCGCCATGGTGAAGGGCCGGATGGTCGACCGGGAGGTCGCGGGCGGGCTGGTGGACGACGCGGTGGTGCGGTTCCTCACCGGCGGCGTCCCGAGCGCGGCGGGCGCACCCGGCGCGGCGGACGCCCAGGGCGCGGCGGGTGGCGCGCTGTGGACCTGCCCCCGGCCCTGAGCGCCCCGACACCGGGCACCGCGACACCGGGCGTCCACGTTCCGGACCGCGGCGGTGGTGGTGCGAGACTCCTCCCGTGACGGAGCACACCGGGGAGTCGGTATTCGACTGGATCGACGCGCGCGCCGAGGCTCGGGCCGAGGCCGGGCTCACCCGGCGGGTGCGGCCACGCGCGGCGTCCGGCGGGGCGCTCGACCTGGCGGGCAACGACTACCTCGGGCTCGCCAGGGACAAGCGGGTCGTGGGCGCGGCAGCCGCCGCGTCGATGCGCTGGGGCGCGGGCTCGACCGGGTCGCGGCTGGTCACCGGCTCCACCGAGCTGCACACCGAGCTGGAGTACGAGCTGGCGAACTTCTGCGGCGCGCAGGCGGCGCTGGTGTTCTCCTCCGGGTACGCGGCGAACCTGGGCGCGCTGACCGCCCTGTCCGGGCCGGGCACGGCGATCGTGGCCGACCAGCACATCCACGCCTCGCTGATCGACGGCTGCAAGCTCTCGCGCGCGGACGTGGTGGTGGCCGGGCACCGCGACCTGCCGCAGGTCACGCGCGCGCTGTCCACGCGCGGCGAGCGGCGCGGGCTCGTGGTGACCGACTCGGTGTTCTCCGTGGACGGCGACACCGCGCCGCTGGCCGAGCTGGCGGCGGTCTGCCGGGAGCACGGGGCCGGGCTGGTGGTGGACGACGCGCACGGGCTGGGCGTGGTCGGCGACGGCGGGCGCGGCGCGGTGCACGCGGCGGGGCTGGCGAAGTCCCCGGACGTGGTGACGACGGTGACGCTGTCGAAGGCGCTGGGCGCGCAGGGCGGCGCGGTGCTGGGGCCGGGCCGGGTGATCCGGCACCTGGTGGACACCGCGCGCACGTTCATCTTCGACACCGGTCTCGCGCCGGGCAGCGCGGCGGCGGCGCTGGCGTCCCTGAAGGCGCTCAAGGAGGAGCCGGAGCGCCCCGAGCGGGTGCGCGAGGCGGCCCGCCGGCTGTCGGAGCGGTTGCGGGAGCGGGGTTTCCGGGCCAGCGAGCCGAGCGCGGCGGTGGTGTCGGTGCTCGCGCCGTCGCCGGAGGTCGCGGTGGCGTGGGCCGAGGCGTGCCGGGAGCGGGGCGTGCTGGTCGGGTGCTTCCGGCCGCCGTCGGTTCCGGACCAGGTGTCGCGGCTGCGGTTGACCGCGCGCGCCGACCTGTCCGAGGCGGACCTGGCGCGCGCGGTCGAGGTCATCGCCGAGGCCGGCGCATCCGCAGGTGCGGGATCCCGTCCTCGATGAACTCCTCGCCCTCGGGGGCGAACCCGAACGAGGCGTAGAAGTCCACGACGTAGGTCTGCCCGTCGAGCACCGCCTCGGCGTCGCCGATCTCGGCCATCGCCGCGACCATCAGGCGGCGGCTGAAGCCCTTGCCGCGCGCGGTCCGCGCGGTGACGACCCGGCCGACGCGGAAGACGCCGCCGGGCTCCTCCAGCAGCCGCAGGTACGCCTGCGGCTCGCCGTCCTCCTCCAGCCACAGGTGCCGGGTG includes:
- a CDS encoding oxidoreductase, translated to MTTFSASDLPDLTGRTAVVTGANSGIGRVTARVLAARGARVVLAVRSTAKGREAASTMPGSTEVRELDLADLASVRAFADGFGDQVDLLVNNAGLMTPPLNRTADGFESQFGTNHLGHFALTNLLLPRITGRVVTVSSGAHRAGKIDFADLNWERKPYRAMAAYGQSKLANLLFSAELQRRLTAVGSPVLATSAHPGLAATNLFRPQGGDNPLNRLVNAGVRAVGQTDEGGAQATLHAALATVPGNAFSGPSGALGKGAPKLVGRSKAAQDAELARRLWTVSEELTGVTFPLPLKSA
- a CDS encoding TetR/AcrR family transcriptional regulator encodes the protein MTVDDRPYHHGRLREALLDAAWRSVREHGAEQLSLRELAREVGVSHAAPRRHFPDRQALLDALAIAGFERMDVELRTAVAGAGADYRDRLVAATRAYFRFAVDDPALLELMYTGKHRPGADAVVAAVAAPLGLLEAMLAEGRERGELGDGDPERIGVLMFATVHGLAAMVKGRMVDREVAGGLVDDAVVRFLTGGVPSAAGAPGAADAQGAAGGALWTCPRP
- a CDS encoding 8-amino-7-oxononanoate synthase, which gives rise to MTEHTGESVFDWIDARAEARAEAGLTRRVRPRAASGGALDLAGNDYLGLARDKRVVGAAAAASMRWGAGSTGSRLVTGSTELHTELEYELANFCGAQAALVFSSGYAANLGALTALSGPGTAIVADQHIHASLIDGCKLSRADVVVAGHRDLPQVTRALSTRGERRGLVVTDSVFSVDGDTAPLAELAAVCREHGAGLVVDDAHGLGVVGDGGRGAVHAAGLAKSPDVVTTVTLSKALGAQGGAVLGPGRVIRHLVDTARTFIFDTGLAPGSAAAALASLKALKEEPERPERVREAARRLSERLRERGFRASEPSAAVVSVLAPSPEVAVAWAEACRERGVLVGCFRPPSVPDQVSRLRLTARADLSEADLARAVEVIAEAGASAGAGSRPR
- a CDS encoding GNAT family N-acetyltransferase produces the protein MTQHHPATLRRQWAADLTATQLYALLKLRVDVFVVEQNCPYPELDGRDLEPGTRHLWLEEDGEPQAYLRLLEEPGGVFRVGRVVTARTARGKGFSRRLMVAAMAEIGDAEAVLDGQTYVVDFYASFGFAPEGEEFIEDGIPHLRMRRPRR